Genomic DNA from Clostridium sp. BJN0013:
AAAATTAATATGGCTTTACGATAATAATTCCAATGATAGTCAGAAATTTATGGTTTCCTGAAGACATTTCCTTACCATATTCAGGATATATGAATTGAATAAAAACCCTATTTAATTTTTTACGAATTTTAATATATTTCCCTCTATCCTATTAACTATTTACACTATTTTATTCAATTTTTTAGTTTTTGTCAACGTGATTTTATAATATTCTTAAAACAAAAACTAACCCAATATCTACTTAGATACTGGGTTAGTTTTAAGTTATACATCTTTTTTAGTACATTCCTTCCATTCCGCCCATTCCTGGTGCTCCTGGTGCTCCTGGCATTCCTGTATTATTCTTTTCTGGTATATCTACCACTGCTGCTTCTGTAGTTAAGAATATAGCTGCTACAGATGCTGCATTTTGAAGTGCTGATCTTGTTACTTTAGTAGGATCTACAATTCCCTTCTCTATCATATTTACATACTTATCAGTTAGCACATCATATCCTATACCTGGTTCACTATTTTTAACTTTTTCAATTATCACAGAACCTTCTACTCCTGCATTAGCTGCTATCTGTCTAACTGGTTCTTCTAATGCTTTTGTTATTATGTCTATACCAACTTTTACATCAGCCACATCTGAAGTAAGTTTTGAAACCTCTGGGATTGCATTTACATATGCAGTTCCTCCTCCTGGTCCCATACCCTCTTCAACACCAGCCTTTGTAGCTGCAAGGGCATCTTCTATTCTCATTTTCTTTTCTTTCAATTCAGTTTCTGTTGCTGCTCCAACTTTTATTACAGCTACTCCGCCTGAAAGTTTTGCAAGCCTTTCCTGTAACTTTTCTTTATCGAATTCAGAAGTAGTTTCTTCTATCTGTGCTTTAATCTGGGATACTCTATCTTGTATAGATTTTTTATCCCCTCTTCCATTTACTATGGTAGTATTTTCTTTATCAATTTTTACTGATTCTGCTCTTCCGAGATCCTCTAATGAAACTTCCTTTAAGTCTCTTCCCAACTCTTCTGATATTACCTTACCATCAGTAAGTATTGCTATGTCCTGGAGCATTTCCTTTCTTCTATCACCAAAACCTGGTGCCTTTACTGCCACACAAGTAAATGTTCCCCTTAATTTGTTAACAACTAAAGTTGTAAGTGCTTCTCCTTCAACATCTTCAGCTATTATAAGTAATTTCTTCCCCTGTTGTACTATTTTTTCTAGCAATGGAAGTATATCTTGAATAGTAGATATTTTCTTATCTGTGATTAAAATATAAGGATCATCTAATACAGCTTCCATCTTTTCTGTATCAGTTACCATGTATGCACTTAAATAACCTCTGTCAAATTCCATACCTTCAACTACATCTAACTCTGTTCCCATAGTCTTTGACTCTTCAACAGTTATAACTCCTTCATTACCTACTTTTTCCATAGCATCAGCTATTAATTTACCAATTTCCTCGTCAGAAGCTGATATAGCCGCAATCCTTGCTATATCTTCTTTACCTTTCACACTTCTTGAAACTTTCTTTATTTCTTCTACGGCCTTATCTACTGCTATTTTTATACCCTGTCTTATAAGCATAGGATTTGCTCCAGCTGTAACATTTTTTAATCCTTCTCTTATTATAGCCTGAGCAAGTAATGTAGCTGTAGTTGTTCCATCTCCTGCTACATCATTAGTTTTTGTAGCAACTTCTTTTACAAGCTGCGCTCCCATGTTTTCATAAGGTTCCTCTAATTCTATTTCCTTTGCTATTGTAACTCCATCATTTGTTATAAGTGGAGAACCAAACTTCTTGTCAAGTACTACATTTCTCCCCTTAGGTCCAAGGGTAACTTTTACTGTATTAGCTAATTTATCTACACCTTCTTGCATCTTTTTTCTAGCATCTTCACTGAACAAAACACTTTTTGCCATAAAAAACCCTCCTTACAACTTCCGTTATATATACTTATTTGTTTTTAACATTACACTTTAATTTACTACTCAATTATAGCAAGTATGTCATCCTGTCTTAGAATAGTATATTCCACTCCATCTATTTTTACTTCATTTCCAGCATATTTAGAGAACAATACTCTATCCCCTACTTTAACTTCCATTTTAATTTCTTTTCCATCTATCACTCCACCAGGTCCTACTGCCACAATTTCTGCTTCTTGTGGTTTCTCCTTAGCACTTCCTGGCAAAACGATACCACTTTTTGTAGTTTCCTCTGCCTCAATTTTTTTAATTACAACTCTGTCTCCAAGTGGTCTAATTTTCATCTAAACCCCTCCTTAAAAATACTTTGAATTTATTTTAAATTATTTTTAGTCTTATTGTTAGCACTCATTAATTATGAGTGCTAATACAATTATTATAATAATGAATAGCATTTATATTTTCAAATTTGAATTTTCCACTTATTGAACTATTTAGGCTAAAAAATATGGGTTATACTTTAATTATATCCCTATTTCACCTTATTACTAATAATTTCACATATATCATATATTATTAGTATTTTCTAATTACATCTATATATATACAAAATTGGTATAATTTAACTCATAAAATAAAAATATATATTAAAATTGAAATGATGGTAACATTTAACTAAAAAGGAACATATATTAGACCACTAAAGTTGTTCATTGCTTTGAGATGCTTTATTTTTGAAGAACTTGATTAATATTTTTTCTCCTTTAAAAATTCCTACAATAAATAAAAATACAGTTATAACAACTATACTTATTATTACTATTTTATTGCCAGAATATATTTCAGCTCCAAAATAAGCAGATAATACTATTGCCGGTAATCTTCCCAATAAAGAACAAATTATAAAATTTTTAAATTTAATTTTAGATATACCACATATATAGGCTAAAATATCCTTAGGTATTCCAGGAATTAAATATAGTATAAACACTATAATATTAATACTACCTAAATCTAATATTTTCTGAAAGGATGTTAAATTTTTATTGGATATTATTTTATTTACAAAAGGTCTTCCATAGTACCTAGACATACTATAGGCAATTATATTGCCTATAATTATGCCTATAATGGATACTACACTTCCTAAAAATGCTCCATATATATATCCTCCTGCAATTTGAATAATCTCTCCCGGTATGAAAAAAGCCACCACCTGTAAAATTTGAATAACTATAAATGCCAATACACTATACTTGCCATAAGACATTACTAAACCTTTTAGTTTAGTAGGTTCTGAAAATAGATATCTATATTCATGATAATATGTATAGGCTAAAATAATAAATATGGAAAATACAATCAACAACACAAAATAAAGTTTATAATATTTAAAATTTTTCTCAACATGTTTTAACATATAACTTATCCTCTGATCCATCTTATATTTTAATATGAACTATATTCAATTTACTATCTTGAATTAAAAGCTTACTTTATATATTTTAACCTAATACAAAATACTTATTTGTAAAAATTATTTTAACTAGGGTGTGTCTGAAAACTAAATATTGCGAAAGAACCGAGTTTTAGGTAAAATAAGATAAAAAACTTGGAGGGTGCAAATATGTCACAGAAGCGTTATGAAATATCAGATGAACAATGGGATCAAATAAAAAACTTAATTCCAATAGCAAAAACAGGACGACCTCCAAAAGACAACCGACTTATATTTAATGCCATACTATGGATTGCAAGAAGTGGTGCAGCATGGCGTGATTTACCAGAACGCTTCGGTTCATGGAAAACTGTATACAGTCGTTTTTGTAAGTGGCGTAACGATGGTACTTTATTAACAATTTTTAAAGAGTTAACCTCAGATGCAGATTATGAAAATTTAAGCATTGATTCAACATGTATAAAAGCCCACCAGCACAGTGCTGGTGCTAAAAAGGGGCTGTAAACAGCGAAACAAAACAGCATATTGGACTGAGTCGCGGCGGACATACAACAAAAATTCATGCAGTTGTTGATGGACTTGGCAATCCAATCCATTTTCAATTATCATCTGGCAATCTACACGACAGTACACAGGCCGTAGATGTTCTTTCCAACGTTGATATAGAAGGCAGCAATATCCTGGCAGATAAGGCATATGGCACAAATGAAATTAGAGAATATATTACTTCAAAGAAATCCTCATATACTATTCCACCAAAATCAAATGTAAGAGAACCATGGAATTGTGACTGGTGGCTGTACAAGGAACGTCATTTAGTTGAATGTTTCTTTAACAAAATCAAACATTTTAGAAGAATTGCAACTCGTTATGACAAGCTTGCTGATTCTTTCCTTGCTTTTGTTTATATTGCTGCTATTTTTATTTTATCTAAGTAATTTATTGTTGCATTGTTTTCAGACACACTCTAACTAAACTGTTATATTATTTTCCCTGGCATAATAAAATAGATATTGCTGGGCAAATCCTGATAATTTGCCAAATTTGTTTATTCCGAAATCTCTTACCTTTTTTAAAGATACATCTGGTGCCAGATAAAAATGATTCATAGCTCTTTTAACCCATACATCTACAGGAAATGCAGAATATTTTTGCATAGAGAACAACATAATACAGTCTGCTACCTTAGGACCTATCCCCATAAATTTTTGTAGTTCCTTATGACAAGCTTCATCTTCCTGCATCTTAATCCAATCAATATCATATACCTCATCATAATTTTCTTTAGATTTTGTACCATTATTATAAATTTTTGATATAGTATCTATAATATATTTAGCTCTAAAGCCTGTT
This window encodes:
- the groL gene encoding chaperonin GroEL (60 kDa chaperone family; promotes refolding of misfolded polypeptides especially under stressful conditions; forms two stacked rings of heptamers to form a barrel-shaped 14mer; ends can be capped by GroES; misfolded proteins enter the barrel where they are refolded when GroES binds) is translated as MAKSVLFSEDARKKMQEGVDKLANTVKVTLGPKGRNVVLDKKFGSPLITNDGVTIAKEIELEEPYENMGAQLVKEVATKTNDVAGDGTTTATLLAQAIIREGLKNVTAGANPMLIRQGIKIAVDKAVEEIKKVSRSVKGKEDIARIAAISASDEEIGKLIADAMEKVGNEGVITVEESKTMGTELDVVEGMEFDRGYLSAYMVTDTEKMEAVLDDPYILITDKKISTIQDILPLLEKIVQQGKKLLIIAEDVEGEALTTLVVNKLRGTFTCVAVKAPGFGDRRKEMLQDIAILTDGKVISEELGRDLKEVSLEDLGRAESVKIDKENTTIVNGRGDKKSIQDRVSQIKAQIEETTSEFDKEKLQERLAKLSGGVAVIKVGAATETELKEKKMRIEDALAATKAGVEEGMGPGGGTAYVNAIPEVSKLTSDVADVKVGIDIITKALEEPVRQIAANAGVEGSVIIEKVKNSEPGIGYDVLTDKYVNMIEKGIVDPTKVTRSALQNAASVAAIFLTTEAAVVDIPEKNNTGMPGAPGAPGMGGMEGMY
- a CDS encoding TVP38/TMEM64 family protein gives rise to the protein MLKHVEKNFKYYKLYFVLLIVFSIFIILAYTYYHEYRYLFSEPTKLKGLVMSYGKYSVLAFIVIQILQVVAFFIPGEIIQIAGGYIYGAFLGSVVSIIGIIIGNIIAYSMSRYYGRPFVNKIISNKNLTSFQKILDLGSINIIVFILYLIPGIPKDILAYICGISKIKFKNFIICSLLGRLPAIVLSAYFGAEIYSGNKIVIISIVVITVFLFIVGIFKGEKILIKFFKNKASQSNEQL
- the groES gene encoding co-chaperone GroES: MKIRPLGDRVVIKKIEAEETTKSGIVLPGSAKEKPQEAEIVAVGPGGVIDGKEIKMEVKVGDRVLFSKYAGNEVKIDGVEYTILRQDDILAIIE